Proteins found in one Synechococcus sp. LA31 genomic segment:
- a CDS encoding inverse autotransporter beta domain-containing protein yields MQLSIRRSLSLTGAAALALASIPEVNAKSVEVAQGSAEDLGVMRINLKDVVKPQVGVQAQTQAAGTPNQAGIGGFLPLVVGKNSVFFADVLANANFADINNYSSIINTTVAGTTISTSSRLGYRWLNGDRRWMYGINAGYDTRPMSTGPSDTGIPVYASRTAFFQQAAVNAEAVGEKWRFNAYGLIPTGEEDQQLNSVYKGGVLTTVGLDAGYSITPSLLASLGGYYQNGDLDDDGNPEVDNVGILGRLAYAINNEVSIGANLSYDASFDTRFSADIKWRFNTNGGPGKETPKSNAAVEALTSTPSTRDVRVHDIDVACWNYSVTIRLC; encoded by the coding sequence GTGCAGCTGTCCATCCGTAGAAGCCTTTCGCTGACGGGCGCTGCTGCTTTGGCACTGGCATCCATCCCTGAGGTCAACGCCAAGTCCGTTGAAGTGGCGCAGGGCTCAGCTGAGGACCTTGGTGTGATGAGAATCAACCTCAAGGATGTGGTCAAGCCTCAGGTTGGCGTCCAGGCACAGACGCAAGCTGCTGGTACCCCGAACCAAGCCGGCATTGGTGGCTTCCTGCCACTGGTCGTTGGCAAAAACAGCGTTTTCTTCGCTGATGTCCTGGCGAATGCCAACTTCGCAGACATCAACAACTACTCCAGCATCATCAACACCACCGTTGCTGGCACCACCATCTCCACCTCATCCCGCCTGGGCTATCGCTGGCTCAACGGCGACCGCCGTTGGATGTATGGCATCAATGCGGGCTATGACACCCGACCGATGAGCACGGGTCCCTCTGACACAGGCATCCCTGTCTATGCCTCACGCACGGCTTTCTTCCAGCAGGCTGCCGTCAACGCAGAAGCTGTTGGTGAGAAGTGGCGTTTTAACGCTTATGGGCTCATTCCAACAGGAGAGGAAGACCAACAGCTCAACTCCGTCTACAAGGGAGGCGTGCTGACAACTGTTGGCTTAGATGCTGGGTACAGCATCACTCCATCACTGTTGGCATCACTCGGTGGCTATTACCAAAACGGCGACCTTGATGATGACGGCAATCCAGAAGTAGACAATGTCGGCATCCTGGGACGACTGGCTTACGCCATCAACAACGAGGTCTCTATTGGTGCCAATCTTTCTTACGACGCCTCCTTTGACACTCGCTTCTCAGCTGATATCAAGTGGCGCTTTAATACCAATGGTGGTCCTGGGAAAGAAACACCGAAATCCAATGCTGCAGTTGAAGCCCTAACATCAACACCTAGCACTAGGGACGTGCGGGTGCACGATATTGATGTTGCATGTTGGAACTATTCTGTAACAATCCGTTTGTGTTGA
- a CDS encoding DUF1651 domain-containing protein, with protein MGLWGVDKPEQKRQQGSGGIGWLRSPDGDKVVRIEGAGESLHAKWVEVTDADITSSGRPLVKHCRRMLRFNAEQLWQNLIRQGWKQVSSQW; from the coding sequence ATGGGCCTCTGGGGCGTAGATAAGCCCGAGCAGAAACGCCAGCAGGGCAGTGGTGGCATCGGCTGGCTGCGCTCACCTGATGGTGACAAGGTAGTGCGCATCGAAGGGGCAGGCGAATCCCTGCACGCCAAGTGGGTGGAGGTGACTGATGCCGACATCACCAGCTCAGGCAGGCCGCTGGTGAAGCACTGCAGGCGGATGCTGCGCTTCAACGCCGAGCAGCTCTGGCAGAACCTGATCAGGCAGGGCTGGAAGCAGGTGTCATCACAGTGGTGA
- a CDS encoding YbjQ family protein: protein MARPLPVTTTFELPGYRILEIRGVVRGIVVRSPTLLQGFLGGLKTMIGGRIGAYTAMCEQTRQQAYEEMVDHARQLGANAIVGMRYDGSTVETGSTGATEVLCYGTAVLVEPLLAVGPAI from the coding sequence ATGGCACGCCCGCTGCCTGTCACCACCACCTTTGAACTGCCTGGCTATCGGATCCTCGAAATCCGCGGTGTGGTGCGCGGCATTGTCGTGCGCTCGCCCACCTTGCTGCAGGGATTTCTGGGGGGCCTCAAAACGATGATTGGCGGCCGGATCGGCGCGTACACCGCCATGTGTGAGCAAACCCGCCAGCAGGCCTATGAGGAGATGGTGGATCACGCCCGCCAGCTGGGGGCCAATGCCATCGTTGGGATGCGCTACGACGGCTCCACCGTGGAGACCGGTTCCACCGGTGCCACCGAAGTGCTTTGCTACGGAACAGCGGTGCTCGTAGAGCCGCTCTTGGCTGTAGGGCCTGCCATCTGA
- a CDS encoding DUF1651 domain-containing protein, which produces MGLWGVDKPEQKRQQGRGGIGWLRSPDGDKVIRIQGADESLHAKWVEVTDADITSSGRPLVRHCRRMLRFNAERLWHSMIGQNWKRVPSQW; this is translated from the coding sequence ATGGGTCTCTGGGGCGTAGACAAGCCCGAGCAGAAACGCCAGCAGGGCCGTGGTGGCATCGGCTGGTTGCGCTCCCCTGACGGTGACAAGGTCATTCGCATCCAAGGTGCAGACGAATCCCTCCATGCCAAGTGGGTGGAGGTGACTGATGCCGACATCACCAGCTCAGGCAGGCCCCTGGTGAGGCACTGCAGGCGGATGCTGCGCTTCAACGCTGAACGGCTCTGGCACAGCATGATCGGCCAGAACTGGAAACGGGTGCCGTCGCAGTGGTGA
- a CDS encoding Nif11-like leader peptide family natural product precursor, producing the protein MSVADLKAFLAKVEDDEGLRQKLHAASGMDDIVDLAAAHGHSVDKASVLRAHGEALSSASDHQLKAINSWGDALMHCFGAHEEV; encoded by the coding sequence GTGTCTGTCGCTGATCTGAAGGCTTTCCTTGCCAAGGTTGAGGACGATGAGGGCCTGCGCCAGAAACTCCATGCCGCCAGCGGCATGGATGACATCGTGGATCTGGCTGCTGCTCACGGCCACAGCGTGGACAAGGCGTCGGTGCTGCGCGCCCATGGCGAAGCCCTCAGCAGTGCTAGCGATCACCAACTCAAGGCCATCAACAGCTGGGGCGATGCCCTGATGCATTGCTTCGGTGCCCATGAAGAGGTCTGA
- a CDS encoding GIY-YIG nuclease family protein — MTPLLLEHSLSHVYLVRLLTFDPTADGRAYYKIGKAISIPKRIKQFGPCELIAEAQLPSEKESLAFEAQLHQQFDQWRKPETEIFCFTPDQVEQVKAAMTTATIPG; from the coding sequence ATGACGCCCCTGCTACTGGAGCACAGCCTTAGCCATGTGTACCTGGTGCGGCTGTTGACCTTTGATCCGACTGCTGATGGCAGGGCCTACTACAAGATCGGCAAGGCCATCTCCATCCCCAAGCGGATCAAACAGTTCGGGCCGTGTGAGCTGATCGCTGAAGCCCAGCTACCCAGCGAGAAGGAAAGCCTGGCTTTTGAGGCGCAGCTCCACCAGCAGTTCGATCAGTGGCGCAAACCGGAGACTGAGATCTTCTGCTTCACCCCGGACCAGGTGGAACAGGTCAAGGCAGCGATGACGACTGCCACCATCCCTGGCTAA
- a CDS encoding DnaJ C-terminal domain-containing protein, which produces MSANGYRDYFKVLGVDRSADADAVKKAFRKLARQYHPDVNPGDKGAEAKFKEISEAYEVLSDPDKRKRYEQFGQYWNQAGGAAGAGGVDVDFGRYGNFDDFINDLLGRFGGPGGGGFAGSPGGFGGFGSGFPGGFGASGFPGGGQRAQAPNLDAEANISLSFSEAFRGCERTLAVNDERVQVRIPAGVKPGSRLRLKGKGNLQPGTGRRGDLYLNLQLQDHPVWNLEGDQLKADLPLSLDELALGGEVRVATPDGEATVTVPPGITVGRSLRLKGKGWPSKGGRGDLLLSLSLKQPASYSEQERQLLEQLRAVRSVDPRADWISAARL; this is translated from the coding sequence ATGAGCGCCAACGGATATCGCGATTACTTCAAGGTGCTCGGGGTGGATCGCAGCGCCGATGCCGATGCGGTGAAGAAGGCGTTCCGCAAGTTGGCGCGCCAGTACCACCCGGATGTAAACCCGGGTGACAAGGGCGCCGAGGCCAAGTTCAAGGAGATCAGCGAGGCCTATGAGGTGCTCTCCGATCCCGACAAGCGCAAGCGCTACGAGCAGTTTGGGCAGTACTGGAATCAAGCCGGTGGTGCTGCCGGTGCTGGTGGCGTTGATGTGGATTTCGGCCGTTACGGCAACTTCGACGACTTCATCAACGATTTGCTGGGCCGTTTTGGTGGCCCTGGCGGTGGAGGCTTTGCCGGATCACCGGGCGGCTTTGGTGGATTTGGCTCTGGTTTCCCAGGTGGTTTTGGCGCTTCTGGCTTTCCTGGCGGTGGCCAGCGCGCACAGGCTCCCAACCTTGATGCCGAGGCCAACATCAGCCTCAGTTTTTCCGAAGCATTTCGCGGGTGTGAGCGCACCTTGGCGGTGAATGACGAACGGGTGCAGGTGCGCATCCCTGCTGGCGTGAAGCCCGGCAGCCGCTTGCGGCTCAAGGGCAAGGGCAACCTCCAGCCCGGCACAGGGCGCCGCGGAGATCTCTATCTCAACCTGCAGCTGCAGGACCATCCCGTGTGGAATCTCGAGGGCGACCAGCTCAAGGCTGATCTCCCCCTCAGCCTCGATGAACTGGCCCTCGGTGGTGAGGTGCGTGTGGCGACCCCTGATGGTGAAGCCACGGTGACGGTGCCTCCCGGGATCACGGTGGGCCGCAGTTTGCGGCTTAAAGGCAAAGGTTGGCCCAGCAAAGGGGGGCGGGGCGACCTTCTGCTCAGCCTCAGCCTCAAGCAACCGGCGAGCTACAGCGAGCAGGAACGGCAGCTGCTCGAGCAACTGCGTGCTGTCCGCAGTGTTGACCCCCGCGCCGATTGGATCAGCGCCGCTCGGCTCTGA
- a CDS encoding IS110 family transposase, with product MPDASPSRRRRARLKVVNPRSAGIDIGSRFHVVAIPTELDDEPVRKFLSFTSDLKRMVEWLLTVNITTVAMESTGIYWVPLYEILVAHGIEVFLVNARHAKNVPGRKTDINDAQWLQQLHSYGLVRASFQPDPCIAKLRAYFRQRDVLVRYRSSHQQHMQKALMQMNLQLHHVVKDITGLTARRIIDAILSGERDSKKLAALRDRRCKESVETIAAALDGNYQEEHLFELKVAVEMFDVYSAKIQECELAGQSVLQELAGDDYVEPKRQASDSRIKGNGFSFNPQELIKSVAGHDLLALPGLGPATVITLISECGLDMTRWPSAKHFVSWLGLSPQNKISGGRVLSSRTRQGTTRAGSAFWMAAVPLSRTSTALGAFQRRLSARVGKSKALIATARKLAILYYKTIRYGMEFQEHGDLAYQQASRERQIHGLERRAKALGYQLVATG from the coding sequence ATGCCAGATGCCTCTCCATCACGTCGCCGACGTGCGCGCCTCAAAGTAGTCAACCCAAGATCTGCTGGAATTGATATTGGGAGTCGATTCCATGTTGTTGCCATACCCACAGAGCTCGATGACGAGCCAGTGCGTAAGTTTCTGAGCTTTACCAGCGACCTAAAGCGAATGGTCGAGTGGTTACTCACTGTCAACATCACGACCGTAGCGATGGAGTCGACCGGAATCTATTGGGTCCCTTTATACGAAATACTTGTGGCTCATGGCATTGAAGTCTTTTTGGTTAATGCTCGACACGCCAAAAATGTACCAGGCAGAAAGACTGATATCAATGATGCGCAATGGCTCCAACAGCTCCACAGCTATGGCCTTGTTCGAGCAAGCTTTCAGCCTGATCCCTGTATTGCAAAGCTCAGGGCCTATTTTCGGCAGAGAGACGTCCTAGTGCGCTATCGCTCCTCGCATCAGCAACACATGCAAAAAGCCCTGATGCAGATGAATCTGCAATTGCATCACGTGGTAAAAGACATCACTGGTCTGACAGCTCGCAGGATCATTGATGCCATTCTGTCTGGTGAACGAGATTCCAAAAAGCTAGCTGCACTGCGTGACCGACGCTGCAAAGAGTCTGTGGAGACTATTGCTGCTGCCCTTGATGGAAACTATCAAGAAGAGCACCTATTTGAACTCAAAGTCGCTGTCGAGATGTTCGATGTTTACTCGGCAAAGATCCAGGAGTGCGAACTGGCTGGGCAGTCAGTGCTCCAAGAGCTGGCTGGAGATGACTACGTTGAACCTAAGAGACAAGCTAGCGACAGTCGAATCAAGGGAAATGGCTTCTCGTTTAATCCTCAAGAACTGATTAAATCAGTCGCAGGCCACGACCTATTGGCTCTTCCTGGCCTTGGCCCCGCGACGGTGATTACCTTGATCAGTGAGTGTGGTCTCGACATGACACGCTGGCCAAGCGCCAAGCATTTCGTCTCCTGGCTTGGGTTGAGCCCGCAAAACAAGATATCCGGAGGGCGTGTGCTGTCCTCACGCACAAGACAGGGAACAACAAGGGCCGGAAGTGCCTTTTGGATGGCAGCAGTTCCACTCAGTAGGACAAGCACGGCGCTGGGTGCATTTCAGCGACGGTTGTCTGCGCGAGTGGGCAAAAGCAAGGCTTTGATTGCCACGGCACGAAAGCTGGCCATTCTTTACTACAAGACCATCAGATATGGCATGGAATTTCAAGAACACGGAGATTTGGCTTACCAGCAGGCATCTCGAGAACGTCAAATCCATGGTCTGGAAAGACGTGCAAAAGCACTGGGTTACCAACTGGTTGCTACCGGCTGA
- a CDS encoding cupin domain-containing protein has product MELFADLNGRVVLNTKLMPWCASPMPGVERRMLDRCGAEVARATSIVRYAPGSHFERHVHGGGEEILVLEGTFSDELGDYPAGTYLRNPAGSSHAPFSAEGCTLLVKLQQMHPADQERVCLQTRHAPWLPGLVPGLEVMPLHGFGSEHVALVRWAPGTVFQPHRHLGGEEILVLSGVFQDEAGTYPTGSWLRNPPGSVHRPWSEPGCTIWVKTGHLPDVLAA; this is encoded by the coding sequence GTGGAGTTGTTTGCCGATCTCAATGGGCGTGTGGTGCTCAACACCAAGCTGATGCCCTGGTGTGCTTCACCGATGCCTGGAGTGGAGCGGCGCATGCTCGATCGCTGCGGCGCCGAGGTGGCCCGCGCGACATCGATCGTGCGCTATGCGCCAGGTAGCCATTTTGAGCGCCATGTTCATGGTGGCGGCGAGGAGATCCTGGTGTTGGAGGGCACCTTCTCCGATGAGCTTGGGGATTACCCAGCCGGCACCTATCTACGCAATCCAGCGGGCTCCAGCCATGCCCCGTTCAGCGCCGAGGGCTGCACGCTGCTCGTGAAGCTGCAACAGATGCATCCGGCTGATCAGGAGCGCGTGTGCCTGCAGACGCGGCATGCCCCGTGGCTGCCAGGTCTTGTGCCAGGGCTGGAGGTCATGCCCCTGCATGGCTTTGGCTCAGAGCATGTGGCTCTGGTGCGTTGGGCCCCTGGCACCGTGTTCCAACCCCATCGCCATCTGGGCGGTGAGGAAATCCTGGTGCTCAGTGGTGTGTTCCAAGACGAAGCCGGCACCTATCCCACCGGCAGCTGGCTGCGTAATCCACCCGGCAGCGTGCATCGCCCCTGGAGTGAACCGGGCTGCACCATTTGGGTGAAGACGGGCCATCTGCCGGATGTGTTGGCTGCTTAG
- a CDS encoding DUF4236 domain-containing protein, translating to MTQPIHRTQGGRSSECRVLLDVFEELAQSAQGIGTGGVPPGLAINLSKNGLSSLSIGGRGATVNVPIGRDGPARSTVGIPGTGLSYSAPLSTRERRQAQQGSAGQPTTEQLVQLLQNAMVGPENAGDTLWNQHGVGLVQVLLQRDDTPRDVLEACALVQSWDRCELHIRRGRGPADTLRRARQVIDAAQIVIAHGKAIGIVQD from the coding sequence ATCACGCAGCCGATCCATCGCACGCAGGGTGGCCGCAGCTCTGAGTGCAGGGTTCTCCTTGATGTCTTCGAGGAACTCGCTCAGAGCGCCCAAGGCATCGGCACGGGGGGCGTCCCGCCCGGCCTGGCCATCAACCTCAGCAAGAACGGGCTCAGCTCCCTTTCGATCGGTGGCCGCGGCGCCACCGTCAACGTGCCGATCGGCCGTGATGGCCCGGCCCGCAGCACGGTCGGCATCCCCGGCACTGGGCTCAGCTACAGCGCGCCCCTAAGCACCCGCGAACGCCGCCAGGCCCAGCAGGGCAGCGCCGGGCAGCCCACAACCGAACAGCTCGTGCAGCTGCTGCAGAACGCCATGGTCGGGCCGGAGAACGCCGGCGACACCCTCTGGAATCAACACGGCGTCGGCCTGGTGCAGGTGCTCCTGCAGCGCGATGACACACCAAGGGATGTGCTCGAGGCCTGCGCCCTGGTGCAGAGCTGGGATCGCTGCGAGTTGCACATCCGCCGCGGCCGTGGCCCGGCTGACACCCTGCGCCGCGCTCGCCAGGTGATTGATGCCGCGCAGATCGTCATCGCCCACGGCAAAGCGATCGGGATCGTTCAGGACTAA
- a CDS encoding ABC transporter substrate-binding protein, whose translation MASKFQRLLLRIGQAPDSCVTLDLATPRPQRYSRSPVSVAAAIVLAASAWGCRSGAPPGGVPAPPKASSTGQPTAKTGKGELLIGQSAPFSGPSAQLGREYREGAMAWFTELNRRGGIHGRQLKLLSLDDRYEPDLTLVNTQRLIGTEQVFLLFGYVGTPTVKAVLPMIEQANIPMVAPLTGARLMREPSQQLVFNLRASYQSEIDRMVDSLVRMGRHRIAVLHQNDAFGDDGLRSTRAALARHGLKPVAIAGVERNSTKTDAAAHQIQQGKPNAVVVISAYPSSAAFSQSMNQLGSTAQLMNVSFVGTSGLQDSLTGGQANGIGISQVVPFPWDRRVPVVAEYQRLMRRQQATPKYGYTSLEGFLAARLLGEALQRAGAAPSRQAVVAAFESMKNVDLGGFQLNMGPGDHQASDFVDLTFLGSQRWGP comes from the coding sequence ATGGCGAGCAAGTTCCAGCGCCTTTTGTTGCGCATCGGCCAAGCGCCGGACAGCTGCGTGACCCTAGATCTAGCTACACCTCGGCCTCAGCGGTACTCGAGGTCGCCGGTCAGCGTCGCTGCGGCGATCGTCTTGGCCGCTTCTGCATGGGGCTGCCGGTCCGGCGCCCCCCCTGGCGGCGTACCAGCTCCACCGAAGGCGTCATCCACGGGGCAACCCACGGCGAAAACAGGGAAGGGTGAGCTGCTGATTGGTCAGTCAGCGCCATTCAGCGGCCCCTCCGCGCAGCTGGGACGTGAATACCGCGAGGGGGCCATGGCCTGGTTCACCGAGCTGAATCGCCGCGGCGGCATCCACGGGCGCCAACTCAAGCTGTTGAGCCTCGACGATCGCTACGAACCAGACCTCACGCTGGTCAACACCCAACGCTTGATCGGAACGGAACAGGTATTCCTGCTGTTTGGCTACGTGGGCACACCCACCGTCAAAGCGGTGCTGCCCATGATTGAACAGGCGAACATCCCGATGGTGGCGCCACTCACCGGTGCCCGGCTGATGCGGGAGCCCTCCCAACAACTGGTGTTCAACCTGAGGGCTAGTTATCAGTCTGAAATCGACAGGATGGTGGACAGCCTGGTGCGAATGGGCCGGCACCGCATCGCTGTGTTGCATCAGAACGATGCCTTCGGCGATGACGGACTGCGCTCCACCCGTGCAGCTCTCGCGCGCCATGGCCTCAAACCTGTAGCCATCGCAGGTGTTGAGCGCAACTCCACCAAAACCGACGCGGCTGCCCATCAAATTCAGCAGGGCAAACCCAATGCCGTGGTGGTGATCAGCGCTTACCCAAGCTCTGCTGCCTTCAGTCAGAGCATGAATCAACTCGGCAGCACCGCCCAGCTGATGAATGTGTCGTTCGTGGGGACAAGCGGCCTACAGGATTCATTAACCGGTGGGCAAGCCAACGGCATTGGCATTAGCCAAGTGGTGCCCTTTCCCTGGGACCGGCGCGTTCCTGTGGTGGCGGAGTATCAACGGCTGATGCGCCGCCAGCAGGCGACACCGAAATATGGCTACACCAGCCTTGAAGGCTTTTTAGCGGCACGGCTGCTTGGCGAAGCCCTTCAGCGAGCTGGTGCCGCGCCGAGTCGACAGGCGGTGGTGGCCGCTTTCGAAAGCATGAAGAACGTGGATCTGGGCGGGTTTCAACTGAACATGGGCCCCGGCGACCACCAGGCAAGCGACTTCGTCGACCTGACCTTCCTTGGTTCGCAACGCTGGGGCCCTTGA